Proteins found in one Mycoplasma ovis str. Michigan genomic segment:
- a CDS encoding restriction endonuclease PLD domain-containing protein, producing MEDEVLVTSICTFLEEQEQELLNDRFREELKKSDRLEISVGFCSYESLRELEKLILQMNIKKVCVILGMYYFNGFPEPLHKFTLEMNERWMKAGIGEIRLVHAWKYHVKLYCFFRNNQIFSAIFGSPNLSFLTERPVNHKAQKEMACLIKEPKNSQVFQNI from the coding sequence ATGGAAGATGAGGTTCTTGTCACTAGCATTTGTACATTCTTAGAGGAGCAGGAACAAGAATTACTTAATGATCGTTTTAGGGAAGAACTTAAGAAATCGGATCGATTAGAAATTTCTGTAGGATTTTGCTCCTATGAATCATTAAGAGAGCTAGAGAAATTGATTTTGCAAATGAATATTAAAAAGGTATGTGTCATTTTAGGAATGTATTACTTTAATGGATTTCCTGAACCACTGCATAAATTTACTTTAGAAATGAATGAGAGGTGAATGAAAGCAGGCATAGGAGAAATAAGATTGGTACACGCTTGAAAATACCATGTAAAACTTTATTGTTTTTTCAGGAATAATCAAATTTTCTCAGCAATATTTGGCTCCCCCAATTTAAGTTTTTTAACCGAGAGGCCAGTTAACCATAAGGCCCAAAAAGAAATGGCTTGCCTGATAAAAGAACCAAAAAACTCACAAGTTTTTCAAAATATTTAG